A genome region from Apus apus isolate bApuApu2 chromosome 2, bApuApu2.pri.cur, whole genome shotgun sequence includes the following:
- the LOC127380792 gene encoding PHD finger protein 7-like, whose protein sequence is MSTSMEQACMLCGQAEADPDTCGPLLEEDGIRVHGFCLYFANELFQRSSHITTEGFVSFPLTDVRHTIEQAAQQHCIVCSNSGATITCHETGCDRSFHLPCSAVGECITQFFAPYRSFCWEHRPEQAAEAAPEENTTCLICLDPVGDRKSYHTLVCPVCKHAWFHRGCIQRQAMHEGILWFQCPVCRNRDDFLMEMLTIGIHVPVRLPWWYGQENEEPTERHSRCDARECCCPEGREHVEEEGPWQVLLCHSCATQGTHRRCSQLRNTRSHWECDSCSGLGSAFSSVTSELGSTRTRRQAPSGRSRRSRVLQSTGRSSPAGPARRQDRSRTRSRSRSRRTHRWPSRRRGRSGTSAVGAERCSPRQAPSGRSRRSRMLQSSDRSSPAGPARRRDRSRTRSRSRSRRTHRRPSRRRGRSGTSAVGAERCSPRQEPSGRSRRSRMLQSSDRSSPAGSVRRRDRSQSRSRSRSRSRSRSRSRHGSRRTRSRCRRRHTAAEHRH, encoded by the exons ATGTCCACAAGCATGGAGCAGG CGTGCATGCTGTGTGGCCAGGCAGAGGCTGACCCGGATACCTGTGGACCCTTACTGGAGGAAGACGGGATCCGTGTCCACGGCTTTTGCCTG tatTTTGCCAACGAGCTCTTTCAGAGGAGCTCGCATATCACTACCGAAGGATTTGTATCATTTCCGCTCACAGATGTTAGACACACGATcgagcaggcagcacagcag CACTGCATCGTGTGCAGCAACAGTGGGGCGACCATCACCTGCCATGAGACTGGGTGTGACCGCAGTTTCCATCTTCCCTGTTCTGCCGTGGGTGAATGCATCACCCAGTTCTTTGCTCCATACAG gtCCTTCTGCTGGGAGCACCGGCCAGAGCAGGCAGCGGAGGCAGCTCCAGAGGAGAACACCACATGCCTCATCTGCCTGGACCCTGTGGGGGACAGAAAGTCCTACCACACCCTGGTGTGCCCAGTATGCAAACATGCCTGGTTCCACAGGGGCTGCATCCAG CGACAGGCTATGCACGAGGGCATTCTGTGGTTCCAGTGCCCGGTCTGCAGAAACAGGGACGACTTCTTGATGGAAATGCTCACTATAGGGATCCACGTCCCAGTAAG ACTGCCATGGTGGTACGGCCAGGAAAACGAAGAACCCACTGAGAGGCACAGCCGCTGCGATGCCAGGGAGTGCTGTTGCCCAGAAGGCAGGGAGCATGTGGAGGAAGAGGG GCCCTGGCAGGTGCTCCTGTGCCATTCCTGTGCTACTCAGGGCACCCACAGGCGCTGCTCCCAGTTGAGGAACACGAGAAGTCACTGGGAATGCGACAGCTGTTCTGGCCTCGGCTCTG CCTTCTCCAGTGTCACCTCGGAGCTCGGCAGCACCCGCACCCGACGCCAGGCGCCATCGGGGCGGTCCCGCAGGTCTCGAGTGCTCCAGAGCACAGGCCGCTCCAGCCCCGCAGGGCCCGCGCGGAGGCAAGACCGATCCCGAACCCGTTCCCGAAGTCGTTCCCGAAGAACCCACCGCTGGCCCAGCAGACGCCGTGGCAGGAGCGGCACATCCGCAGTAGGTGCTGAGAggtgcagccccaggcaggcgCCATCGGGGCGGTCCCGCAGGTCTCGAATGCTCCAGAGCAGCGACCGCTCCAGCCCCGCAGGGCCCGCGCGGAGGCGAGACCGATCCCGAACCCGGTCCCGAAGTCGGTCCCGAAGAACCCACCGCCGGCCCAGCAGACGGCGTGGCAGGAGCGGCACATCCGCAGTAGGTGCTGAGAggtgcagccccaggcaggagcCATCGGGGCGGTCCCGCAGGTCTCGAATGCTCCAGAGCAGCGACCGCTCCAGCCCCGCAGGCTCCGTGCGGAGGCGAGACCGATCCCAatcccgctcccgctcccgctcccgctcccgctctCGCTCCCGCTCCCGTCATGGGTCCCGAAGAACCCGCAGCCGGTGCAGAAGACGCCACACAGCAGCGGAACATCGGCACTag